A section of the Veillonella criceti genome encodes:
- the whiA gene encoding DNA-binding protein WhiA has product MSFETVRVVKNVRNQINRQVNCETANLQKTVNAAVRQLESIRIIERHQPLRDLPPKLLEVAQLRLDNPDSSLQELMELMEGRISKSGIGHRFRKLEKMALSYEPMGLEEFM; this is encoded by the coding sequence ATGTCTTTTGAAACCGTTCGTGTAGTTAAGAATGTACGCAATCAGATTAATCGTCAAGTTAATTGTGAAACGGCGAATCTTCAGAAGACAGTAAATGCAGCTGTCCGTCAACTAGAAAGTATTCGCATTATTGAACGGCATCAACCGTTACGAGATTTACCACCCAAATTATTAGAAGTAGCACAACTACGTTTAGATAATCCTGATTCAAGTTTACAAGAATTAATGGAGCTTATGGAGGGGCGTATTTCTAAATCGGGCATAGGGCATCGTTTTAGAAAATTAGAAAAAATGGCACTATCATATGAGCCTATGGGATTAGAGGAGTTTATGTAA